Proteins encoded within one genomic window of Bacillus thuringiensis:
- the glcT gene encoding glucose PTS transporter transcription antiterminator GlcT yields the protein MSNYLEIKKVLNNNVIIASHPEHEEVVVIGKGIGFGKKAKDVLEQEQIEKMFVLKNERDREQYKLLVPHVSEKLIELMNDIMFYIQEKAKSPLNEHIHIALTDHISFAIKRLKQGLTIDNPFLVETKMLYPEEYEIAEGVVDLLNSRLQITLPEGEVGFIALHIYSSLTNSDLSSVNQNSRLIAQLVSLIETNLQITLDQESIHYLRLIRHLQYAIERVKKGEKVEESQSFAELLKAEYPVCYNLAWKLVKVMQKELQLPVYEAESIYLTMHLQRLVKAEHV from the coding sequence TGTCATCATTGCTAGCCATCCTGAACACGAGGAAGTAGTAGTGATTGGTAAAGGGATTGGTTTTGGAAAGAAAGCGAAAGATGTATTGGAGCAAGAACAAATTGAAAAAATGTTTGTTTTAAAAAATGAACGTGATCGTGAACAATACAAACTGTTAGTACCGCATGTGAGTGAAAAATTAATTGAATTAATGAATGATATTATGTTCTATATTCAAGAAAAAGCAAAATCACCATTGAATGAACATATTCATATCGCTTTAACAGATCATATTTCTTTTGCAATTAAGCGATTAAAACAAGGACTTACAATTGATAATCCTTTTTTAGTTGAAACGAAAATGCTCTATCCAGAAGAATATGAAATTGCTGAAGGTGTTGTAGACCTTTTAAATTCTCGTTTGCAAATTACATTGCCAGAGGGAGAAGTTGGTTTTATTGCACTCCATATTTACAGTTCACTTACAAATTCAGATCTATCTTCAGTTAATCAAAACTCCCGTCTCATTGCACAGCTTGTATCTTTAATTGAGACGAACTTACAAATTACATTAGACCAAGAAAGTATCCACTATTTACGCCTTATCCGTCATTTACAATATGCTATTGAACGGGTGAAAAAAGGGGAGAAAGTAGAGGAATCACAAAGTTTTGCTGAGTTATTAAAGGCGGAATATCCTGTCTGCTATAATTTAGCTTGGAAGCTAGTTAAGGTCATGCAAAAAGAATTACAACTTCCTGTGTATGAGGCAGAGAGCATATATTTAACGATGCACCTGCAGCGCTTAGTGAAAGCAGAACATGTGTAA